A portion of the Luteolibacter sp. Y139 genome contains these proteins:
- a CDS encoding TerC family protein translates to MIASLIDFQWLADPQAYGALLTLTLLEIVLGIDNIVFISILVDRLPAERRKSGRLMGLGLAMFARLLLLLSITWLMGLKEPLFHLKVHPVLWDMMPDAELHQGVLGISLKDIILLLGGFFLIYKSTKEIHHKFDGQEDEPGKPKKLVSFGAVLIQIAVVDIIFSLDSVITAVGMVNDPTRVSLMMVAVVISIAVMMLASGKISDFVSDHPTIKMLALSFLILIGTALMAEGLHFHIPKGYVYFSMAFSLAVELLNIKLRSKGTVVQQIVKE, encoded by the coding sequence ATGATTGCTTCCTTGATCGATTTTCAATGGCTCGCTGATCCGCAGGCCTATGGCGCGCTTCTGACGCTTACGCTGCTGGAAATCGTGCTGGGCATCGACAACATCGTGTTCATCTCGATCCTGGTGGATCGCTTGCCTGCGGAGCGGAGGAAGTCCGGGCGCTTGATGGGCTTGGGCTTGGCGATGTTCGCGCGCTTGTTGCTGCTGCTTTCGATCACGTGGCTGATGGGGCTGAAGGAGCCGCTTTTCCATCTCAAGGTTCATCCCGTGCTGTGGGACATGATGCCTGATGCTGAGTTGCACCAGGGAGTTCTGGGAATTTCGTTGAAGGACATCATCCTGCTGCTGGGTGGATTTTTCCTGATCTACAAATCGACCAAGGAGATCCACCACAAGTTCGATGGGCAGGAGGATGAGCCGGGCAAGCCGAAGAAGTTGGTGAGCTTCGGGGCGGTGCTGATTCAGATCGCGGTGGTCGACATCATCTTCTCGCTGGATTCGGTGATCACGGCGGTGGGGATGGTGAATGATCCGACGCGGGTGTCGCTGATGATGGTGGCGGTGGTGATTTCGATCGCCGTGATGATGCTGGCTTCCGGAAAGATCAGCGATTTCGTGTCGGATCATCCGACGATCAAGATGCTGGCGCTTTCGTTCCTGATCCTGATCGGGACGGCGCTGATGGCGGAGGGACTGCACTTCCACATTCCGAAGGGGTATGTGTACTTCTCGATGGCGTTCTCGCTGGCGGTGGAGCTGCTGAACATCAAGCTGCGGTCGAAGGGGACGGTGGTACAGCAGATTGTGAAGGAGTGA
- the rpoD gene encoding RNA polymerase sigma factor RpoD: MSTKKAASAAKSKASKPTSKAKPAPAKKPAPAPAKATKKPAAPAKPAKKPEAKPVAKKPAPKAAPAKPAKPAPKAAAPAKVEKAPAKAPVKAAEKPKAVEAPKKVAPVAEKKGEAKKVEAKKGDSKQADAKKVVAADAPVRADGDKPRIDTPEIQEKIRELIKLAKEQEYLTYDDINEILPNDLVEPADVEAIMERLRNMEFDIIDASEVDRFKDKKRDADDDIDDDAKDQKLDILDDPVRMYLKQMGQVPLLTREQEVEISKRIEDAEIEVAKQLHLFGFVSECYLELADKLLKGKERFDRVILDKKIESRERYMKILPKQCEQLKQLHEENEDLFRQMSAKNPRGKKKLEEQFEKNLQTLHRLYTRFYFKQKVVEDFCEQVEDYQQKFWKYGRKVQADPEDKEFVTKLREVQQRCWHEVEQFDETNKRLRHWLKEALKAKTEMVEANLRLVISIAKKYTNRGLSFLDLIQEGNMGLMKAVEKFEYRRGYKFSTYATWWIRQAITRSIADQARTIRIPVHMIETINKLMRVQKQLVQEYGREPSPEEIAEEIHLPVERVRAVLKMAQQPISLQAPVGDSDDTSFGDFIEDKTADNPMEEAGFSMLKDKIKDVLDTLTEREREVLEQRFGLKDGYSRTLEEVGRQFQVTRERIRQIEAKALRKMRHPTRIRKLEGFIELPGA; encoded by the coding sequence ATGTCCACCAAGAAAGCTGCTTCCGCTGCCAAATCGAAGGCCTCCAAGCCGACGTCCAAAGCGAAACCCGCGCCCGCTAAAAAGCCAGCTCCTGCCCCGGCGAAAGCCACCAAGAAGCCGGCCGCGCCCGCGAAGCCCGCCAAGAAGCCGGAAGCCAAGCCCGTGGCCAAGAAGCCAGCTCCGAAGGCCGCTCCCGCCAAGCCAGCCAAGCCCGCACCGAAGGCAGCCGCTCCCGCCAAGGTCGAGAAGGCACCTGCCAAGGCCCCGGTGAAAGCCGCCGAGAAGCCGAAGGCCGTTGAAGCGCCCAAGAAGGTCGCTCCGGTCGCCGAGAAGAAGGGCGAGGCGAAGAAAGTCGAAGCCAAGAAGGGCGACTCCAAGCAGGCAGACGCCAAGAAGGTCGTTGCCGCCGATGCCCCGGTCCGCGCCGATGGCGACAAGCCGCGCATCGACACCCCTGAGATCCAGGAAAAGATCCGCGAACTCATCAAGCTCGCCAAGGAGCAGGAGTACCTCACCTACGACGACATCAACGAAATCCTGCCGAACGACCTCGTCGAACCGGCAGACGTTGAGGCGATCATGGAGCGACTCCGCAACATGGAGTTCGACATCATCGACGCCTCCGAGGTCGACCGCTTCAAGGACAAGAAGCGCGACGCCGACGATGACATCGACGACGATGCCAAGGACCAGAAGCTCGATATCCTCGACGACCCGGTCCGCATGTATCTCAAGCAGATGGGCCAGGTCCCGCTGCTGACCCGCGAGCAGGAAGTTGAAATCTCCAAGCGCATCGAAGACGCCGAGATCGAAGTCGCCAAGCAGCTCCACCTCTTCGGCTTCGTTTCCGAGTGCTACCTCGAGCTCGCCGACAAGCTGCTCAAGGGCAAGGAGCGCTTCGACCGCGTCATCCTCGACAAGAAAATCGAGAGCCGCGAGCGCTACATGAAGATCCTCCCCAAGCAGTGCGAGCAGCTCAAGCAGCTCCACGAGGAGAACGAGGATCTCTTCCGCCAGATGTCCGCCAAGAACCCGCGCGGCAAGAAGAAGCTGGAAGAGCAGTTCGAGAAGAACCTCCAGACCCTCCATCGCCTCTACACCCGCTTCTACTTCAAGCAGAAGGTCGTCGAGGACTTCTGCGAGCAGGTCGAGGACTACCAGCAGAAGTTCTGGAAGTACGGCCGCAAGGTCCAAGCCGATCCCGAGGACAAGGAATTCGTCACCAAGCTCCGTGAAGTCCAGCAGCGCTGCTGGCACGAGGTCGAGCAGTTCGATGAAACCAACAAGCGCCTCCGCCACTGGCTCAAGGAAGCGCTCAAGGCGAAGACCGAGATGGTCGAGGCCAACCTCCGCCTCGTGATCTCGATCGCGAAGAAGTACACCAACCGCGGCCTCTCCTTCCTCGACCTCATCCAGGAAGGCAACATGGGCCTCATGAAGGCGGTCGAGAAATTCGAATACCGCCGCGGCTACAAGTTCTCCACCTACGCCACCTGGTGGATCCGCCAGGCCATCACCCGCTCGATCGCCGATCAGGCCCGCACCATCCGTATCCCGGTGCACATGATCGAGACGATCAACAAGCTGATGCGCGTGCAGAAGCAGCTGGTGCAGGAATACGGCCGCGAACCTTCCCCGGAGGAAATCGCCGAGGAAATCCACCTTCCCGTCGAGCGTGTCCGCGCCGTGCTCAAGATGGCCCAGCAGCCCATCTCGCTGCAGGCCCCTGTCGGCGACTCCGATGACACCTCCTTCGGTGACTTCATCGAGGACAAGACCGCCGACAACCCGATGGAGGAAGCCGGCTTCTCGATGCTCAAGGACAAGATCAAGGACGTCCTCGACACCCTAACCGAGCGCGAGCGCGAGGTCCTCGAACAACGCTTCGGCCTCAAGGACGGCTACAGCCGCACCCTCGAGGAAGTCGGCCGCCAGTTCCAAGTCACCCGCGAGCGCATCCGCCAGATCGAGGCCAAGGCCCTCCGCAAGATGCGCCACCCCACCCGTATCCGGAAGCTCGAAGGATTCATCGAGCTCCCGGGAGCGTAA
- the dnaG gene encoding DNA primase yields the protein MSQISRETTEQILAATDIVDVIGSYIEVKRTGPAYKALCPFHSEKTPSFNINQARQFFHCFGCGKSGDAITFVREYENLTFADAVKKLGARAGIAVVEEAPDPKEDRARRQRGRLLDLHREVARYLHEMLFTREATHARDYLKSRGFGKDMAVNWQVGWMPENPETFLSWARTQNFKRGEWIEAGIFVEKDRGGIYVRFRDRLMFPIRNEHGDVIAFTARQLRHDPNSGKYINSPETALFKKSKVLFALDRARKSILTEQAVLICEGQLDAISCHEQGITHVIATGGTAFTPDHAKLLRRYAKKALLCFDADKAGIEATEKAFRVLAAEGLPVRVVRMPAGEDPDSFMQKHGAEAFREVLGNAVDFFDFKIDRASAAGLLADPQQRLEFAKECTSLLSLIPDAVIREGMIQHVGTRLKAGTIELRDAVFRTARAAKNKPPPIDRNAAPQPEKIEGMPIDSTVSYLCGLALHSGAAQEWLAEQFEPIHEAAEFLEGVPLLEEILSARPDPTSHVSVNAFIASLSEPQRLALTSDPTFHDDPPENAVTAAEEALAEIGAKALHQRGAAIDARLNQPGLQPGEINRLLNETKLVAELLKGVRQRFVFSDRFAPKPKPPFKPFPRKTH from the coding sequence GTGTCGCAGATTTCCCGCGAAACCACCGAACAGATCCTCGCCGCCACGGACATCGTGGATGTGATCGGATCCTATATCGAGGTGAAGCGGACCGGCCCCGCCTACAAGGCGCTCTGCCCCTTCCACAGCGAGAAAACGCCGTCCTTCAACATCAATCAGGCCCGCCAGTTCTTCCACTGCTTCGGCTGCGGCAAGAGCGGTGACGCCATCACCTTCGTCCGCGAATACGAGAACCTCACCTTCGCCGACGCCGTGAAGAAACTCGGCGCCCGCGCCGGCATCGCCGTCGTCGAGGAAGCACCCGATCCGAAGGAAGACCGCGCCCGCCGTCAACGCGGACGCCTTCTCGACCTCCACCGCGAGGTCGCCCGCTACCTCCACGAAATGCTCTTCACCCGCGAGGCGACCCACGCCCGCGACTACCTGAAGTCCCGCGGCTTCGGCAAGGACATGGCGGTCAATTGGCAGGTCGGCTGGATGCCCGAAAACCCCGAGACCTTCCTCAGTTGGGCCCGCACCCAGAACTTCAAGCGCGGCGAGTGGATCGAAGCCGGCATCTTCGTGGAAAAGGATCGCGGCGGCATCTACGTCCGCTTCCGCGACCGCCTCATGTTCCCCATCCGGAATGAGCACGGCGACGTCATCGCCTTCACCGCCCGCCAGCTCCGCCACGACCCGAACAGCGGCAAGTACATCAACTCCCCGGAAACCGCCCTCTTCAAGAAATCGAAGGTCCTGTTCGCCCTCGACCGCGCTCGGAAATCCATTCTCACCGAGCAAGCCGTCCTCATCTGCGAGGGTCAGCTCGATGCCATCTCCTGCCACGAGCAGGGCATTACCCACGTCATCGCCACCGGCGGCACCGCCTTCACCCCAGACCACGCCAAGCTCCTGCGCCGCTACGCCAAGAAGGCCCTCCTCTGCTTCGACGCGGACAAGGCCGGCATCGAGGCCACCGAGAAGGCCTTTCGCGTCCTCGCGGCAGAAGGCCTTCCCGTCCGCGTCGTCCGCATGCCCGCAGGCGAAGACCCGGATTCCTTCATGCAGAAGCACGGTGCCGAGGCCTTCCGCGAAGTGCTGGGGAACGCCGTGGACTTCTTCGACTTCAAGATCGACCGCGCCTCCGCCGCCGGCCTCCTCGCCGACCCGCAGCAACGTCTGGAATTCGCCAAGGAATGCACATCCTTGCTCTCCTTGATCCCGGATGCCGTCATCCGCGAGGGCATGATCCAGCACGTCGGCACCCGCCTGAAGGCTGGCACGATCGAGCTCCGTGACGCCGTCTTCCGCACGGCCCGCGCGGCGAAGAACAAGCCCCCGCCCATCGATCGCAACGCAGCCCCGCAACCGGAAAAGATCGAGGGCATGCCCATCGATTCCACCGTCTCCTATCTCTGCGGCTTGGCCCTTCACTCGGGCGCGGCACAGGAATGGCTCGCCGAGCAATTTGAGCCGATCCACGAGGCCGCCGAGTTCCTGGAAGGTGTGCCTCTTCTGGAAGAAATTCTCTCCGCACGCCCCGACCCCACCTCGCACGTCTCGGTGAATGCCTTCATCGCCAGCCTTTCCGAACCGCAACGGCTTGCCCTGACCTCCGACCCCACCTTCCACGACGACCCGCCCGAAAATGCCGTGACTGCCGCGGAAGAGGCTCTCGCCGAAATCGGAGCGAAAGCACTGCACCAACGCGGCGCGGCGATCGACGCGCGCCTGAACCAACCCGGCCTTCAACCCGGCGAAATCAACCGCCTTCTCAACGAAACAAAGTTGGTCGCCGAACTGCTCAAAGGTGTAAGACAGCGCTTCGTTTTCAGTGACCGTTTCGCCCCGAAACCCAAGCCTCCCTTCAAGCCGTTTCCGCGTAAAACTCACTAA
- a CDS encoding tetratricopeptide repeat protein, protein MDDLQVMRSALGWLELGLPEEALSELASLSARDRMRRHALELRLIAEMESHRWNAAADTGRLLCLKEPKEARFFIHAAYCLHETGDTLAARDWLLRGPATLIEDPLFHYNIACYLAVLGDRKRAESHLERAFEMDESLRESAQEDTDLAALHKK, encoded by the coding sequence ATGGACGACCTCCAAGTAATGAGGTCCGCGCTGGGCTGGCTGGAACTGGGTTTACCGGAGGAGGCCTTGTCGGAACTCGCCTCGCTATCCGCGAGGGACCGGATGCGCCGCCACGCGCTGGAGCTGCGGCTGATCGCTGAGATGGAGTCTCACCGCTGGAATGCGGCAGCGGATACAGGGCGGCTGCTGTGTCTGAAGGAGCCGAAGGAGGCGCGTTTTTTCATCCATGCGGCGTATTGCCTGCATGAGACCGGGGATACGTTGGCGGCTCGGGATTGGCTGCTGCGGGGGCCGGCGACGCTGATCGAGGATCCGCTGTTTCATTACAACATCGCTTGTTACCTAGCGGTGTTAGGGGATCGGAAGCGGGCTGAGTCGCACTTGGAGCGGGCGTTCGAGATGGATGAGTCGCTACGGGAGTCGGCGCAGGAGGATACGGATCTGGCGGCGCTGCATAAGAAGTGA
- the sucD gene encoding succinate--CoA ligase subunit alpha — MAILVDENTKLLVQGITGSFGARHAQLSLDYGTKLVAGVTPGKAGQKFANVVPIFDTVEQAVTETGATASAIFVPPPFAADAILEAVDAGVELVVCITEGIPVMDMMRVKEAMRGSKSRLIGPNCPGLVTPGLGEKSHGGCRIGITPSQICKRGNVGVVSRSGTLTYEAVFQLTQLGYGQSTLVGIGGDPINGTSHLDVLEMFNNDPETEAIILIGEIGGTAEVEAARWAKENCKKPIAGFIAGATAPPGRRMGHAGAIVGGEEDTAQAKKRILAECGIAVAETPSDMATTLLARWGK; from the coding sequence ATGGCCATCCTCGTTGACGAAAATACCAAGCTCCTCGTGCAGGGCATCACCGGCAGCTTCGGCGCACGCCACGCGCAGTTGTCCCTCGACTACGGCACCAAGCTCGTCGCCGGCGTCACGCCCGGCAAGGCTGGCCAGAAGTTCGCGAACGTCGTGCCGATCTTCGACACCGTCGAGCAGGCCGTGACGGAAACCGGCGCCACCGCCTCCGCCATCTTCGTCCCGCCGCCATTCGCGGCCGATGCCATCCTGGAAGCCGTCGACGCAGGCGTGGAGCTCGTCGTCTGCATCACCGAGGGCATCCCCGTCATGGACATGATGCGCGTGAAGGAAGCCATGCGCGGCTCCAAGTCCCGCCTCATCGGCCCGAATTGCCCCGGCCTCGTCACTCCCGGCCTCGGCGAGAAATCCCACGGCGGCTGCCGCATCGGCATCACCCCCAGCCAGATCTGCAAGCGCGGCAATGTCGGCGTCGTCTCCCGCTCCGGCACCCTCACCTATGAGGCCGTGTTCCAGCTCACCCAGCTCGGCTACGGCCAGAGCACGCTCGTCGGCATCGGCGGCGACCCGATCAATGGCACCAGCCACCTCGACGTGCTGGAAATGTTCAACAACGACCCCGAGACCGAAGCCATCATCCTGATCGGCGAAATCGGCGGCACCGCCGAAGTTGAAGCCGCCCGCTGGGCCAAGGAAAACTGCAAGAAGCCCATCGCCGGCTTCATCGCCGGTGCCACCGCACCTCCAGGACGCCGCATGGGCCACGCCGGCGCCATCGTTGGCGGCGAAGAAGACACCGCCCAGGCCAAGAAGCGCATCCTCGCCGAGTGCGGCATCGCCGTCGCCGAAACCCCCAGCGACATGGCGACGACCCTTCTCGCCCGCTGGGGCAAATAA
- a CDS encoding VOC family protein: MKVTEIAFSCYPVTDMARSIAFYEGILGLTKTMDHQMEDGSGHWVEFDIGAGTLSLGKTPGWAPSPAGCTVGLEVDDFDAAVARVKAAGVTINMGPIETPVCHMLMIADPDGSPLIIHKRKPGHG; this comes from the coding sequence ATGAAAGTCACCGAAATCGCATTCTCCTGCTACCCGGTCACTGACATGGCGCGGTCCATCGCCTTCTATGAAGGCATCCTCGGACTGACCAAGACGATGGATCACCAGATGGAGGACGGCAGCGGCCACTGGGTCGAGTTCGACATCGGCGCGGGCACGCTCAGCCTCGGCAAGACTCCCGGCTGGGCCCCCAGCCCTGCGGGCTGCACCGTCGGGTTGGAAGTCGATGACTTCGACGCCGCCGTAGCACGGGTCAAAGCCGCGGGTGTCACCATCAATATGGGCCCCATCGAAACTCCGGTCTGCCATATGCTCATGATCGCAGATCCCGACGGCAGCCCGCTCATCATTCACAAGCGCAAGCCCGGCCACGGCTGA
- a CDS encoding VOC family protein: protein MNKIGIKEAGFTGYPALDIEETRKFYRDIIGLKEGMVFEHEGKAGWVEFEIPGGHTLAIAQANDQWQPNAGGGGLAFELEDLDIALEKLAAAGVKIILPAQDFPVCRMALIADPSGNTVALHQKKPNHPECSGSCSH, encoded by the coding sequence ATGAACAAAATCGGCATTAAAGAAGCAGGTTTCACGGGATATCCAGCCCTCGACATCGAGGAGACGCGCAAATTCTACCGCGACATCATCGGCCTCAAGGAAGGCATGGTCTTCGAACATGAAGGCAAGGCCGGCTGGGTCGAATTCGAGATCCCCGGCGGCCATACCCTCGCCATCGCCCAGGCCAATGACCAATGGCAGCCCAATGCGGGCGGCGGTGGTCTGGCCTTCGAACTCGAGGACCTCGATATCGCTCTCGAGAAGCTCGCCGCCGCAGGCGTGAAGATCATCCTGCCCGCGCAAGACTTCCCCGTCTGCCGCATGGCCCTGATCGCCGATCCCAGCGGCAATACCGTGGCCCTTCACCAGAAGAAGCCGAACCACCCCGAGTGCTCGGGCTCGTGCTCGCACTGA
- the sucC gene encoding ADP-forming succinate--CoA ligase subunit beta, translating into MNIHEYQAKELFDRFQVPSPQGKVASTPEEAAAAAKEFAGAKLVIKAQVHAGGRGKGHFKNGFQGGVHLIESPEQAAELAGKMINETLVTVQTGEAGKLVRKVMVAEAVDITHEYYLAILMDRATCRPVIVASTEGGMSIEDVAHNTPEKIIRQFVHPLLGLQGYEIRKLSAALGLSGDLGKQFGKLLSNLYKLFVSLDCSMLEINPLVTTPDGRVLALDAKFGFDDNALFRHPEIVAMRDKEEEDPREVAASEYDLNYIGLDGNIACLVNGAGLAMATMDIIKHYGGEPANFLDVGGGASKEQVTAAFKIILGDPQVKGILINIFGGIMDCNVIAEGVIAAAKETGLPIPLVVRLEGNNVDAGKATLDASGLNIVSASTMADGAQKIVAAVA; encoded by the coding sequence ATGAACATCCACGAATACCAGGCGAAGGAGCTTTTCGACCGCTTCCAAGTGCCAAGCCCGCAAGGCAAGGTCGCTTCCACCCCCGAAGAAGCCGCCGCCGCCGCGAAGGAATTCGCCGGTGCCAAGCTCGTCATCAAGGCCCAGGTGCACGCCGGTGGCCGTGGCAAGGGCCACTTCAAGAATGGCTTCCAAGGCGGTGTCCACCTCATCGAATCGCCCGAGCAAGCCGCCGAGCTTGCCGGCAAGATGATCAATGAAACCCTCGTGACCGTGCAGACCGGCGAAGCCGGCAAGCTGGTCCGCAAGGTGATGGTCGCCGAGGCCGTCGACATCACCCACGAATACTACCTCGCCATCCTCATGGACCGCGCCACCTGTCGCCCGGTCATCGTCGCCTCCACCGAAGGCGGCATGAGCATCGAGGACGTCGCGCACAACACGCCGGAAAAGATCATCCGTCAGTTCGTCCACCCTCTTCTCGGCCTCCAGGGCTACGAGATCCGCAAGCTCTCCGCCGCCCTGGGCCTCTCCGGCGACCTCGGCAAGCAATTCGGCAAGCTGCTCTCGAACCTCTACAAGCTCTTCGTCTCGCTCGATTGCTCGATGCTTGAGATCAATCCGCTCGTCACCACTCCCGATGGCCGCGTGCTCGCGCTCGATGCCAAGTTCGGCTTCGATGACAATGCGCTCTTCCGCCACCCGGAGATCGTCGCCATGCGAGACAAGGAAGAGGAAGACCCCCGCGAAGTCGCCGCTTCCGAATACGATCTCAACTACATCGGCCTCGATGGCAACATCGCCTGCCTCGTCAATGGTGCCGGCCTCGCGATGGCCACCATGGACATCATCAAGCACTACGGTGGCGAACCGGCCAACTTCCTCGACGTGGGTGGTGGCGCTTCCAAGGAGCAGGTCACCGCGGCCTTCAAGATCATCCTCGGCGACCCGCAGGTGAAGGGCATCCTCATCAATATCTTCGGCGGCATCATGGACTGCAACGTCATCGCCGAAGGCGTGATCGCCGCAGCCAAGGAAACCGGCCTGCCCATCCCGCTCGTCGTCCGCCTCGAAGGCAACAACGTCGACGCTGGCAAGGCCACCCTCGACGCCAGCGGCCTGAACATCGTCTCCGCCAGCACCATGGCGGACGGTGCCCAAAAGATCGTGGCAGCCGTCGCCTGA
- the truA gene encoding tRNA pseudouridine(38-40) synthase TruA — MRLKLIIAYDGRDIEGWQSQAGGNTVQDLIEKALAETAKQPVRLHGSGRTDAGVHALAQVAHFDAPDDLTMNPFNWVPALNTKLPGSIRVMACEEVAADFHARFSAVGKTYRYDISLEPVLSPFRAGRAWHLPRQLDPFTLREALALFEGRHDFEAFGAKRGYETEETSYVRNVTRVELEEIEFGWRLRYSGEGFLYKMVRLMTGAAVQAAQGRLRIDQLAEYLDQPKGLPVGKSPFCAPADGLYLESVRYE; from the coding sequence GTGCGTCTGAAATTGATCATCGCCTATGATGGCCGCGATATCGAGGGGTGGCAGTCCCAGGCCGGTGGGAACACCGTGCAGGATTTGATTGAGAAGGCCCTCGCGGAGACGGCGAAGCAGCCGGTGCGTTTGCATGGTTCGGGGCGGACGGATGCGGGGGTGCATGCGCTGGCGCAGGTGGCGCATTTCGATGCGCCGGATGACCTGACGATGAATCCCTTCAACTGGGTGCCGGCGCTGAACACGAAGTTGCCGGGGTCGATCCGGGTGATGGCTTGTGAGGAGGTGGCGGCTGATTTTCATGCGCGCTTTTCGGCGGTGGGGAAGACCTACCGGTATGACATTTCGCTGGAGCCGGTGCTGTCACCGTTCCGGGCGGGGCGGGCCTGGCATCTGCCACGGCAACTGGATCCTTTCACGTTGCGCGAGGCGCTGGCGTTGTTTGAAGGGCGGCATGACTTCGAGGCGTTTGGCGCGAAGCGGGGGTATGAGACCGAGGAGACGAGCTATGTTCGCAACGTGACGCGGGTGGAGCTGGAGGAGATCGAGTTCGGGTGGCGGCTGCGGTATTCGGGTGAGGGGTTTCTTTACAAGATGGTGAGGCTGATGACAGGGGCGGCGGTGCAGGCGGCGCAGGGGCGGCTGCGGATCGATCAATTGGCGGAGTATCTGGATCAGCCGAAGGGTTTGCCGGTGGGGAAGAGTCCGTTTTGTGCGCCGGCAGATGGGCTTTATCTGGAGTCGGTGCGTTACGAGTGA
- the tsaA gene encoding tRNA (N6-threonylcarbamoyladenosine(37)-N6)-methyltransferase TrmO gives MEIQPIAHLRTCFGSKFAVPRQPGLCPSAWGELVFEPEYRQAEALRGIEGFSHLWLIFGFHLTAKGGWSPTVRPPRLGGNERVGVFATRSTFRPNNLGLSLVRLDGIERREKEGNVLLLGGVDLVDGTPVFDIKPYLPYAEALPEARGGFAQDEPERLKVASETADFDGLPERSRRVIVEALSLDPRPPAGRDEPGRVHGAGLCGVDVKFRIEGDECRIVAVEAAPGSGLNG, from the coding sequence ATGGAAATCCAACCGATCGCCCATCTGCGCACGTGCTTCGGCAGCAAATTTGCGGTGCCGCGGCAGCCGGGGTTGTGCCCGAGCGCTTGGGGGGAGCTGGTGTTCGAGCCGGAGTATCGGCAGGCGGAGGCGCTGCGGGGGATCGAGGGGTTTTCCCATCTGTGGCTGATCTTTGGCTTTCACCTGACGGCGAAGGGCGGGTGGAGCCCGACGGTGCGGCCGCCGCGGCTGGGGGGGAATGAGCGGGTCGGGGTGTTTGCGACGCGGTCGACTTTCCGGCCGAACAATCTGGGGCTTTCGCTGGTGCGGCTGGATGGGATCGAGCGGCGGGAGAAGGAGGGGAATGTGTTGTTGTTAGGCGGGGTCGATCTGGTGGACGGGACGCCGGTCTTCGACATCAAGCCGTACCTTCCGTATGCGGAGGCCTTGCCAGAGGCCCGGGGCGGGTTTGCGCAGGATGAGCCGGAGCGGCTGAAGGTGGCTTCTGAGACTGCGGACTTTGACGGGCTGCCGGAGCGATCGCGGCGGGTGATTGTGGAAGCGCTGTCGCTGGATCCTCGGCCGCCGGCGGGGCGGGATGAGCCTGGGCGGGTGCACGGGGCTGGGCTCTGTGGGGTGGATGTGAAGTTCCGGATCGAGGGGGATGAGTGCCGGATCGTGGCGGTGGAAGCTGCGCCGGGTTCGGGGTTGAATGGTTAA